From Parcubacteria group bacterium, a single genomic window includes:
- a CDS encoding NUDIX domain-containing protein gives MTTIINKEEAMETLPKTMSCFGVIIEHNQSPPRIYLVHNTADPLGPNGEEGKPTGWGLPGGGSLDGESPDETVRREVLGEAGLVTEIATRGKNSEFGEILFEDKPLINNKVYIFHLKRIGEGFRNIEETGETGRVMLADLGSILKMPLAIKNIRHEDGTTEQIKNPEGIYFSVRERIFGVLDYLGYDFYNLIPDLDKLISEISRKEVGNYIYNLLAEVIAKKNELYERRARRLRPDDDELLERYSEWAVRQEG, from the coding sequence TTGACAACAATAATAAACAAGGAAGAGGCGATGGAAACACTGCCTAAAACGATGTCTTGTTTCGGAGTGATTATAGAACATAATCAAAGCCCGCCAAGAATTTATCTGGTCCATAATACCGCAGACCCTTTGGGGCCGAATGGCGAGGAAGGCAAGCCGACTGGCTGGGGACTTCCCGGCGGCGGCAGTTTGGATGGCGAAAGCCCTGATGAAACTGTTCGCCGAGAAGTGCTTGGCGAAGCCGGATTGGTTACCGAAATTGCGACACGAGGAAAAAATTCCGAATTCGGCGAAATCCTTTTTGAAGATAAACCGCTCATCAATAACAAAGTTTACATTTTTCATCTTAAAAGGATTGGCGAGGGATTTAGAAATATTGAGGAAACCGGCGAAACCGGAAGGGTTATGCTGGCAGATTTGGGAAGCATTCTAAAAATGCCCTTGGCTATTAAGAACATCCGTCATGAAGACGGAACAACGGAACAAATCAAAAACCCGGAAGGGATTTATTTTTCCGTCAGAGAAAGAATTTTCGGGGTACTGGATTATCTGGGTTATGATTTTTATAATCTCATTCCCGATCTTGATAAACTAATCAGTGAAATCAGCCGAAAGGAAGTCGGTAATTACATTTACAACTTGCTTGCCGAGGTGATTGCAAAAAAGAATGAACTTTACGAGCGCCGGGCGCGGCGTCTGCGACCTGACGACGACGAGCTTTTGGAAAGATACAGCGAGTGGGCCGTAAGGCAGGAGGGATGA